A stretch of Labrus bergylta chromosome 19, fLabBer1.1, whole genome shotgun sequence DNA encodes these proteins:
- the LOC109989921 gene encoding gasdermin-E has translation MFSKATANFVRDIDPEGSLIHVSRVNDSHKLVPMALVVKRNRIWFWQKPKYHTTDFSLSDLLQGDKGLSPGVSEEEFLSFEGKYGDKLSAKLDTEAGSVSGTLEGYGTSKLKSCFGKLKKETLDVTKLLQDSSGRMVNMEHVLVQQLEKPAEVLAVVKERIFTTDSCSVSQTKKEQCIFQGVLGLIGMLGSPFKLCVKERNKIEADSDVSLKIPSGTVVAYSVIELEIKKNGQYGICVRPGAIGGIEADSPVTTPSHDFLDTIDGQCNGQKAPETVPSSASQNGSHEMDLSPLAELPQSARFALFKCLQDTLRDRGALSYLQCLLEDLCSGETLDMAEHGQLSGSQEITFSAILDSYTEDSQGGVPAHLMAAHLLVSAMEELPDKTLSLLAGSCPEFLEAFDTLMTRLKDSSEPLSIQCLPVLLQDNQAFQLAEQLLSSTNVTLRRDADWLQMETGNQAGVPCVVLCLSIQGLSMLSRGLEE, from the exons ATGTTTTCCAAAGCCACCGCCAACTTTGTTCGCGACATTGACCCCGAAGGAAGCCTCATCCACGTGTCCCGAGTGAATGACTCACACAAACTGGTTCCCATGGCGCTTGTCGTCAAACGCAATCGCATCTGGTTCTGGCAGAAACCGAAATACCACACCACAGATTTCAGCCTCAGCGACTTGTTGCAGGGAGACAAGGGACTCAGTCCTG gtgtttctgaggaagagtttctttccttcgAGGGGAAGTATGGGGACAAACTCTCGGCGAAGCTGGACACTGAGGCTGGCTCCGTCAGCGGCACACTGGAGGGGTATGGCACCTCCAAACTGAAGTCGTGTTTTGGCAAGCTGAAGAAAGAGACTCTGGATGTGACGAAGCTGCTGCAAGACTCCAGCGGcag gaTGGTTAACATGGAGCATGTGCTGGTGCAGCAGCTGGAGAAGCCAGCTGAGGTGCTGGCGGTGGTGAAGGAGCGCATCTTCACCACGGACTCCTGCTCCGTCAGCCAGACAAAAAAGGAGCAGTGCATCTTTCAGGGGGTGCTTGGGCTCATTGGCATGCTGGGAAGCCCTTTTAAG TTGTGTGTCAAGGAGAGAAACAAGATCGAAGCAGACAGCGATGTTTCCTTGAAGATCCCCTCCGGTACAGTTGTCGCATATAGCGTCATTGAGCTGGAGATTAAGAAAAATGGACAATATG GAATTTGTGTAAGACCTGGCGCAATAGGAGGCATTGAGGCAGACTCACCCGTAACAACGCCATCCCATGATTTCTTGGACACAATTGACGGACAATGCAATGGGCAGAAAGCTCCAGAAACAGTGCCATCGAGTGCATCACAAAATG GCTCACATGAGATGGACCTTTCTCCTCTGGCAGAGCTGCCCCAGTCTGCTCGATTTGCCTTGTTCAAGTGCCTCCAAGACACTCTGAGGGACAGAGGTGCTCTGTCATACCTGCAGTGTTTG CTGGAGGACTTGTGTAGCGGTGAAACACTCGACATGGCCGAACATGGACAGCTATCGGGCAGTCAGGAAATAACGTTTTCAGCCATACTGGACAGTTACACTGAGGACAGCCAGGGTGGTGTACCTGCTCACCTAATGGCTGCTCACCTGCTGGTCAGCGCCATGGAAG agTTGCCTGATAAAACTCTGAGCCTCCTGGCGGGAAGCTGTCCTGAATTCCTGGAGGCCTTCGACACACTG ATGACCAGGTTAAAGGACAGCAGCGAGCCTCTCTCCATCCAGTGTCTTCCAGTCCTGCTGCAGGACAACCAGGCCTTCCAACTTGCTGAGCAGCTGCTCAGTTCCACCAACGTGACCTTGAGGAGAGATGCAGACTGGCTACAGATGGAGACAGGAAACCAAGCGGGAGTTCCCTGCGTGGTCCTCTGTCTCAGCATACAGGGTTTGTCTATGCTGAGCAGAGGGCTGGAGGAGTAG